The DNA sequence GGGCCGGGCAGAAGGTCTCGCAGGTCACCTTCGGCGGGACCAGCTGGCGGGAGGCGCCGGTGACGGCCAAGCCGATGTTCGACGTGTTCCCGGTGATGCGGCAGCTGCACGAGTTGCTGCGGTATCTGGCGGAGGTGCTGACGCTGCCGAAGGCCCGGCCGGTCCACCGTGACGTCCGCGTGGTGCTCGGGAAGGTCGAGGCGCTGACGCGGTCGGACGCCGAGGTGCTCCTCGGGCTGGACGTGCCGGCGCTCCGGCAGGAGGTGAACGTCCTGCTGCTGCGCGCGAGCGAGCTGGTGCGCGGCCGGGACGGCAAGGGCAAGGGGAAGAACCGGCGCGGCGCCGATCTGATGGGCGCCGCTCTCCGGGGCGCGGACCTGCGGGCGGCGAACCTGCGCGGTGCCTATCTGATCGCCGCCGACCTCTCGGGGGCCGACCTCCGCTCGGCCGACCTGATCGGCGCCGACCTGCGTGACGCGAACCTCGC is a window from the Streptomyces mobaraensis genome containing:
- a CDS encoding pentapeptide repeat-containing protein; the encoded protein is MPDIRDVPDIDSLGLRADCGSCFALCCVALPFAASADFAMNKEAGKPCPNLREDFRCGTHTTLREKGFSGCTVYDCFGAGQKVSQVTFGGTSWREAPVTAKPMFDVFPVMRQLHELLRYLAEVLTLPKARPVHRDVRVVLGKVEALTRSDAEVLLGLDVPALRQEVNVLLLRASELVRGRDGKGKGKNRRGADLMGAALRGADLRAANLRGAYLIAADLSGADLRSADLIGADLRDANLAGADLTGAFFLTQLQVNAAKGDARTRLPEGLDRPAHWER